The Ignatzschineria rhizosphaerae genome contains a region encoding:
- a CDS encoding MarC family NAAT transporter, protein MIELIKSVMLGVVLLLPLANPLTAVAMFLGLAGGMSTEERNKTAIQSAFYTLVIILTTWYAGNYIMNAFGISIAGLRIAGGMIVAFIGFTMLFPPQKSSVNNQLETVKTASSISFVPLAMPATAGPGTIALIMSTASTLYTDHHVSEFVILIAPPLIGLVIAILLWLSLRFSNSIMRLLGQKGIEAISRLMGFLLVCIGVQFVINGILEIVHQHIG, encoded by the coding sequence GTGATTGAATTAATAAAGTCTGTGATGTTGGGTGTAGTATTATTACTACCATTAGCTAACCCCTTAACGGCTGTTGCGATGTTTTTAGGGTTAGCAGGGGGGATGTCTACAGAGGAGCGTAATAAGACTGCAATTCAAAGTGCTTTTTATACTTTAGTCATTATTCTAACAACTTGGTATGCCGGTAATTACATTATGAATGCCTTTGGGATCTCTATAGCAGGACTGCGTATTGCTGGTGGCATGATTGTGGCTTTTATTGGTTTTACAATGCTATTTCCCCCTCAGAAAAGTAGCGTGAATAATCAGCTTGAAACAGTGAAGACGGCATCTAGTATTAGCTTTGTACCGCTTGCAATGCCGGCAACAGCCGGGCCTGGGACGATTGCGCTGATTATGAGTACGGCTTCAACATTATATACAGATCACCATGTATCAGAATTTGTGATCTTAATTGCGCCGCCGTTAATTGGATTAGTGATAGCTATTTTACTCTGGTTGAGTTTACGATTCTCCAATAGCATTATGCGTTTATTAGGTCAGAAAGGTATTGAAGCAATATCTCGTTTAATGGGATTCTTATTAGTCTGTATCGGCGTTCAGTTTGTGATTAATGGTATTTTAGAAATTGTCCATCAACATATAGGGTAA
- a CDS encoding helix-turn-helix domain-containing protein encodes MRQQAALTQAEFAKMAKVSPRAQFNYEKGESFPDLNYLQNLANSGFDIVYILTGEFHQENMSDIERLLLTEFRKANNAKKAAIMAVSRSEESDLEILSSQKDSEPQPVKELKNSKRLSSLLAKQINQFSDSNSRYFWFYKSKDDDKK; translated from the coding sequence TTGAGACAGCAAGCCGCTTTAACACAAGCAGAATTTGCAAAAATGGCTAAAGTTAGCCCTAGAGCTCAATTTAATTATGAAAAAGGGGAAAGTTTTCCTGACTTGAACTATTTGCAAAATCTTGCAAATAGCGGTTTTGATATTGTCTATATTTTAACAGGTGAGTTTCACCAAGAAAATATGTCAGATATTGAACGGCTCCTGCTTACAGAATTCAGAAAAGCCAACAATGCTAAGAAAGCGGCAATAATGGCTGTTTCTCGTAGTGAAGAGAGTGATCTTGAGATACTTTCATCGCAAAAAGATAGCGAACCTCAGCCCGTTAAAGAACTTAAAAATAGTAAACGACTCTCCTCATTACTAGCAAAGCAAATTAATCAGTTTTCAGACTCTAATAGCCGTTATTTTTGGTTTTATAAATCTAAAGATGATGATAAAAAATAG